In Achromobacter xylosoxidans A8, a single window of DNA contains:
- a CDS encoding LysR family transcriptional regulator: MKLVVRAADELKIENVSAFVATAESGSFSQAAVLRGCSQSMLSRRVLELEELLGGRLFNRTGRGVLLTELGVALLPVARGLLDGATGFLELASSTNEQPSGTVEIALPRWAAEGPVSMLVNRISSQFPRIHLVIHESYSRDVMDRLAAGKLDIGVFNSYQAEPPAQAQRLFSSDLVLLGRRDSPLLRDPTVPLAALNGLSIVMPPSPNPVEAVVRERTRDMQLELRAELEINSGAMIREVVRRCGRHAITQVHRIEDYLDEGDLAISRIVEPALTLHTFCATGAKHRINRASLAVERCLVAVLAEHFVRLQQAAQMREARWAKAWQTAVQTVHS, encoded by the coding sequence GTGAAACTGGTGGTCCGCGCAGCCGATGAGCTGAAGATAGAGAACGTGTCCGCTTTCGTCGCGACTGCGGAGTCGGGCAGTTTTTCGCAGGCGGCGGTGCTGCGAGGATGCTCGCAGTCCATGCTGAGCCGGCGCGTATTGGAACTGGAAGAGCTGCTGGGCGGGCGCTTGTTCAACCGCACCGGCCGTGGCGTGCTGCTGACCGAACTGGGCGTGGCGCTGCTGCCGGTGGCGCGGGGGCTGCTGGACGGCGCCACCGGCTTCCTGGAACTGGCGTCCTCCACCAACGAGCAGCCCTCGGGTACCGTGGAGATCGCATTGCCGCGCTGGGCCGCGGAAGGTCCCGTGTCGATGCTGGTGAACCGCATCTCGTCGCAGTTTCCCCGGATCCACCTGGTCATCCACGAGAGCTACAGCCGCGACGTAATGGACAGGTTGGCGGCGGGCAAGCTCGATATCGGTGTTTTCAACAGCTATCAAGCCGAGCCGCCCGCCCAGGCGCAACGCCTGTTCTCGTCCGACCTGGTGCTGCTGGGCCGGCGCGACTCGCCGCTGCTGCGCGATCCCACCGTGCCGCTGGCCGCATTGAACGGCCTGTCCATCGTGATGCCGCCTTCACCCAATCCGGTGGAGGCGGTGGTGCGCGAACGCACCCGCGACATGCAGCTGGAGCTGCGCGCGGAATTGGAGATCAACTCCGGCGCGATGATCCGCGAGGTAGTGCGCCGCTGCGGCCGCCATGCCATCACCCAGGTGCATCGCATCGAGGACTACCTGGACGAGGGCGACCTGGCGATTTCCCGCATCGTTGAACCGGCGCTCACGCTGCACACCTTCTGCGCCACCGGCGCCAAGCACCGCATCAACCGCGCCAGCCTGGCGGTCGAACGTTGCCTGGTTGCGGTGCTGGCAGAGCACTTCGTCCGATTGCAGCAGGCCGCGCAGATGCGTGAAGCGCGCTGGGCCAAGGCATGGCAGACGGCTGTCCAGACCGTGCATAGCTGA